Proteins encoded together in one Micromonospora auratinigra window:
- a CDS encoding maleylpyruvate isomerase N-terminal domain-containing protein produces MHKNLTFSDHLRLIDERSTAFRAAVAAAPSLDAQVPSRPEWTLFDLVQRVGLNRRKTAAVVAAGPADGPPEQSAWDDGTGAPREREALLAWWTESVAHLLGVLRAAGPDRRCWTWWDDSPSPQTSGAWARRQVPEIAVFTSDVQRIPGAPQPLSDEVALDGFDDCQFTLCATTVAWPHDPAIVDYHATEGRSWRLRLSPEGAQVVRVTPGAGGDRETADVHARGTASDLVLFFYGRIPLEALEFAGDRRVFDQLAAWDPSV; encoded by the coding sequence GTGCACAAGAATTTGACGTTCTCTGATCATCTGCGGCTGATCGACGAACGGTCGACCGCCTTCCGTGCCGCGGTCGCGGCGGCACCGAGCCTCGACGCGCAGGTGCCGAGCCGTCCCGAGTGGACGCTGTTCGATCTTGTGCAGCGCGTGGGTCTGAACCGCCGGAAGACGGCCGCCGTCGTCGCCGCCGGGCCTGCGGACGGGCCCCCGGAACAGTCGGCCTGGGACGACGGCACGGGTGCGCCTCGGGAACGCGAGGCACTGCTGGCGTGGTGGACCGAGTCCGTCGCGCACCTGCTGGGCGTGCTGCGCGCGGCCGGCCCGGATCGCCGGTGTTGGACGTGGTGGGACGACTCGCCGTCACCACAGACCTCTGGTGCCTGGGCGCGGCGCCAGGTTCCCGAGATCGCGGTGTTCACCTCCGACGTCCAGCGCATCCCGGGCGCCCCGCAGCCGCTGTCGGACGAGGTCGCCCTCGACGGTTTCGACGACTGCCAGTTCACCCTCTGCGCGACCACCGTCGCCTGGCCGCACGATCCCGCCATCGTCGACTACCACGCCACCGAGGGCCGATCCTGGCGTCTTCGGCTCTCCCCCGAGGGCGCACAGGTCGTCCGCGTCACGCCCGGTGCCGGCGGAGATCGCGAAACGGCCGACGTCCACGCCCGGGGCACGGCCAGTGACCTGGTCCTCTTCTTCTACGGTCGGATCCCGCTGGAAGCGCTGGAGTTCGCAGGCGACCGTCGAGTCTTCGATCAGCTCGCCGCCTGGGACCCGTCCGTGTGA
- a CDS encoding DUF2637 domain-containing protein, translating into MIRARAESGARLLILLAVGTMAGAAAFTHVHDLTVAHGQPDWIGWANAVAVELMAIYLGLEIRARRRAGRPVGMVGVLLVAFALLSLAAQVAEAEPSVWGWIVAAVPSLAFLALVKVVLSSAPAVPPAPEPEQPRADWYDEPQQVEPAPPAPVMPPASAAVLPPVGVVPPNRPQVVGIIR; encoded by the coding sequence GTGATCCGCGCTCGCGCCGAGTCCGGCGCGCGGCTGCTGATCCTGCTCGCCGTCGGCACCATGGCCGGCGCCGCCGCCTTCACCCACGTCCACGATCTGACCGTCGCGCACGGGCAGCCCGACTGGATCGGCTGGGCCAACGCGGTGGCCGTCGAGCTGATGGCGATCTACCTCGGGCTGGAGATCCGCGCGCGGCGTCGCGCCGGCCGCCCGGTCGGCATGGTCGGCGTACTCCTGGTCGCCTTCGCCCTGCTGTCCCTCGCCGCCCAGGTCGCGGAAGCCGAACCGTCCGTGTGGGGCTGGATCGTCGCCGCCGTGCCGTCGCTGGCCTTTCTCGCCCTGGTCAAGGTTGTCCTGTCCAGCGCGCCGGCCGTACCGCCGGCCCCTGAGCCGGAGCAGCCGCGGGCCGACTGGTACGACGAGCCGCAGCAGGTCGAGCCCGCCCCGCCGGCTCCGGTGATGCCGCCGGCATCGGCCGCGGTGCTGCCTCCGGTCGGCGTCGTCCCGCCCAACCGGCCCCAGGTCGTGGGGATCATCCGATGA
- a CDS encoding replication initiator, translating into MTAPTLPGLAPSPTPAAAPRPGSRAARMALPRSVDVLKQIAIEYGVCVRPLAMRRTDLDTGLTEVIDLPCGATREDKCPPCAKKNRRLRQAQIREGWHRDDEPLPGPEPATEAQKSLILFRAHLEFSRDEAVRAAQWDQVTDLDEAIREVEEAIAAEGLRGRVGPPHVGVDEDQDEESGRRRKRSTRRRQDAPDLPRRKVERRTVGKTYTAPDGATYRPSMWLTLTLDSYGPVRPDGTPVNPGRYDYRRAAWDAVHFPRLLDRFWQNLRRCEGWNVQYAGCVEPQRRLAPHAHFAIRGTIPRDVLRTVAAATYHQVWWPSVDVQRYTLDRLPVWDEQAAAWVDPDTREPLTTWAEALDAIDDDPDSEPVHVVRFGAQVDARGVMPGTEDAERTIRYVTKYITKHTGDCHKITTDRQRAHLDRLWQELRITPCTDRCANWLLYGVQPKKAHAKLKPGRCKGKVHQRDTLGIGGRRILISRDWSGKTLADHKHDVRAWVRALLGVTTDSATAGQLVDDQGDTAERVRHAWELARPDDPDVGPMTHRLMRSISERARWRSELLAVKDRAAQPPADESTTRTDGTTGEGL; encoded by the coding sequence ATGACCGCGCCGACCCTGCCCGGCCTCGCCCCGTCCCCCACTCCGGCTGCTGCTCCTCGGCCGGGGTCGCGGGCGGCCCGCATGGCGCTGCCTCGCTCGGTCGACGTGCTCAAGCAGATCGCGATCGAGTACGGCGTCTGCGTCCGGCCTCTGGCCATGCGCCGCACCGACCTCGACACTGGCCTGACCGAGGTCATCGACCTGCCCTGCGGGGCGACCCGCGAGGACAAGTGCCCGCCCTGCGCCAAGAAGAACCGCCGGCTACGGCAGGCCCAGATCCGCGAGGGCTGGCACCGCGACGACGAACCCCTACCCGGCCCGGAACCCGCGACCGAGGCGCAGAAGTCCCTGATTCTCTTCCGGGCGCACCTGGAGTTCTCCCGCGACGAAGCGGTCCGTGCCGCCCAGTGGGACCAGGTGACCGACCTCGACGAGGCGATCCGCGAGGTGGAAGAGGCCATCGCGGCGGAGGGCCTGCGTGGGCGCGTCGGCCCACCCCACGTCGGCGTCGACGAGGACCAGGACGAGGAGTCTGGCCGCCGGCGCAAGCGCTCCACCCGCCGGCGCCAGGATGCCCCGGACCTACCTCGACGGAAGGTTGAGCGGCGCACCGTCGGCAAGACCTACACCGCTCCGGACGGTGCCACCTACCGGCCGTCGATGTGGCTCACGCTCACCCTCGACTCCTACGGCCCGGTTCGCCCCGACGGCACCCCGGTCAACCCCGGCCGGTACGACTACCGCCGCGCCGCCTGGGACGCCGTGCACTTCCCTCGGCTGCTCGACCGGTTCTGGCAGAACCTGCGCCGCTGTGAGGGCTGGAACGTCCAGTACGCCGGCTGCGTCGAGCCGCAACGCCGCCTCGCCCCACACGCGCACTTCGCCATTCGGGGCACCATCCCCCGCGACGTGCTTCGCACCGTGGCGGCGGCGACCTATCACCAGGTGTGGTGGCCGTCGGTTGACGTCCAGCGGTACACCCTCGACCGGCTCCCCGTCTGGGACGAGCAGGCGGCGGCATGGGTCGACCCCGACACCCGGGAGCCGCTGACTACCTGGGCGGAAGCCCTCGACGCCATCGACGACGACCCGGACTCCGAGCCCGTGCACGTCGTCCGCTTCGGCGCCCAGGTCGACGCCCGCGGCGTCATGCCCGGCACCGAGGACGCCGAGCGGACCATTCGCTACGTCACGAAGTACATCACCAAGCACACCGGCGACTGCCACAAGATCACCACCGATCGGCAACGCGCTCACCTCGACCGGCTCTGGCAGGAACTCCGGATCACCCCGTGCACTGATCGCTGCGCGAACTGGCTGCTGTACGGCGTCCAGCCGAAGAAGGCACACGCGAAGCTCAAGCCGGGCCGCTGCAAGGGCAAGGTCCACCAGCGCGACACCCTCGGCATCGGCGGCCGGCGCATCCTCATCTCGCGCGACTGGTCCGGTAAGACCCTCGCCGACCACAAGCACGACGTCCGGGCCTGGGTTCGCGCGCTGCTCGGCGTCACCACCGACAGCGCTACCGCTGGGCAGCTCGTCGACGACCAGGGCGACACCGCCGAACGGGTGCGGCACGCCTGGGAACTCGCACGGCCCGACGACCCGGACGTGGGACCGATGACCCACCGGCTCATGCGCTCGATCAGTGAACGCGCCCGGTGGCGGTCCGAACTGCTCGCCGTGAAGGACCGAGCTGCCCAGCCGCCGGCGGATGAATCGACGACGCGAACAGATGGCACGACGGGGGAGGGGCTGTGA
- a CDS encoding nuclear transport factor 2 family protein: MDLHTAERQLQAAQRAADVESLDALLHPRLVAVGPDGAIFTKEDDLESHRSGVLRITSLVEESLDVQEDGETGVTRTVAAVDAVQGGAVVSARLRYTRLWVRDDGTWRVLAATIVPVQ, from the coding sequence ATGGATCTCCACACTGCGGAACGGCAGCTCCAAGCCGCGCAGCGCGCCGCCGATGTCGAGTCCCTAGACGCGCTCCTGCACCCCCGGCTCGTGGCTGTCGGACCGGATGGCGCGATCTTCACCAAGGAAGATGACCTGGAGAGCCACCGCTCGGGCGTCCTGCGGATCACCAGCCTCGTGGAGGAGTCCCTCGACGTCCAGGAAGACGGTGAGACGGGGGTGACCCGTACGGTCGCCGCGGTGGATGCCGTGCAGGGTGGTGCCGTCGTTTCCGCGCGGTTGCGCTACACCCGGCTGTGGGTACGTGACGACGGCACTTGGCGGGTGCTGGCCGCCACCATCGTCCCGGTCCAGTGA
- a CDS encoding tyrosine-type recombinase/integrase, producing the protein MGHVEDRWYKVIRHPGGRKERVKSDLFGKGMRYRVRYIGPDGRERSQSFPDRAKREADAFLVSTETDKLRGSYVDPSAGRMTFAEYAESWLRTRSFDESTRESTEFRVRKHLLPFFGSRQLASIKPGHVREWDAAMVGKLAPATRAVVFAHLRTILGAAVDDERIAKNPCSAASVKAPRPVQRRVVPWRADEVSAIRGGLAERYRPMVDLGAGCGLRQGEIFGLGVDDVDFPAGSVHVVRQVKVVRSRLVFGLPKNDRDRRVPLPDSVARSLKEHIKKYDPLSITLPWEDPFSDERVTVPLIFTTTRRGAIKRATFDGKSWRPAVEAAGIVPTRATGMHALRHFYASALLDAGESIKALASYLGHSDPGFTLRVYTHLMPASEERTRRAIDELFG; encoded by the coding sequence ATGGGACACGTGGAAGACCGCTGGTACAAGGTGATCCGGCACCCCGGCGGCCGGAAGGAGCGTGTCAAGTCGGACCTGTTCGGCAAGGGGATGCGCTACCGGGTCCGGTACATCGGCCCCGACGGCCGGGAACGTAGCCAGTCCTTCCCGGACCGGGCCAAGCGCGAAGCTGACGCCTTCCTCGTCTCCACCGAGACGGACAAGCTCCGCGGCTCGTACGTCGACCCGTCCGCCGGCCGAATGACCTTCGCCGAGTACGCCGAGAGCTGGTTGCGTACGCGCTCCTTCGACGAGTCGACGCGGGAGAGCACAGAGTTCCGGGTACGCAAACACCTGCTGCCGTTCTTCGGCTCTCGGCAACTGGCCTCGATCAAGCCCGGCCACGTTCGAGAGTGGGACGCCGCGATGGTCGGCAAGCTGGCCCCGGCGACCCGGGCCGTGGTCTTCGCTCACCTTCGGACCATCCTCGGCGCGGCCGTCGACGACGAGCGCATCGCCAAGAACCCGTGTTCGGCTGCCTCGGTCAAGGCGCCCAGGCCCGTGCAACGTCGCGTCGTCCCGTGGCGGGCCGACGAGGTTTCGGCAATCCGCGGTGGCCTCGCTGAGCGCTACCGTCCGATGGTCGACCTGGGCGCCGGCTGTGGGTTGCGGCAGGGAGAGATCTTCGGGCTCGGCGTCGATGACGTCGACTTCCCCGCTGGCTCGGTGCACGTCGTTCGGCAAGTCAAGGTGGTCCGCTCGCGGCTGGTCTTCGGCCTGCCAAAGAATGACCGGGATCGCCGGGTGCCGCTCCCGGACTCGGTGGCGCGGTCGCTCAAGGAGCACATCAAGAAGTACGACCCGCTCTCGATCACCCTGCCCTGGGAGGACCCGTTCAGCGACGAGCGGGTGACGGTGCCTCTGATCTTCACCACCACCCGACGAGGTGCGATCAAGCGGGCCACCTTCGACGGCAAGAGTTGGCGCCCAGCGGTCGAGGCGGCCGGTATCGTCCCGACCCGGGCGACCGGGATGCATGCGCTACGCCACTTCTACGCCTCGGCGCTGCTCGATGCGGGGGAGAGCATCAAGGCCCTCGCGTCGTACCTTGGGCATTCCGACCCGGGCTTCACCCTCCGGGTCTACACACACCTGATGCCCGCCAGCGAGGAGCGCACGCGCCGCGCGATTGATGAGCTGTTCGGATGA
- a CDS encoding helix-turn-helix transcriptional regulator, whose translation MANDELWTVRDVAAYLRVPTETLYRWRKVKYGPPAARVGRHLRYEPEAVRAWVREQAAA comes from the coding sequence GTGGCGAACGATGAACTCTGGACCGTCCGGGACGTGGCGGCGTACCTGCGGGTGCCGACCGAGACGCTGTACCGCTGGCGCAAGGTCAAGTACGGTCCGCCGGCGGCTCGGGTCGGTCGACACCTGCGGTACGAGCCGGAAGCGGTTCGGGCCTGGGTACGTGAGCAGGCGGCGGCCTGA